One genomic segment of Melitaea cinxia chromosome 19, ilMelCinx1.1, whole genome shotgun sequence includes these proteins:
- the LOC123662759 gene encoding uncharacterized protein LOC123662759 — protein sequence MFLGGFILLLIFHFAKNEKIPNDRLVGVDTKHDIVINKDTIISKNMIMQKKNREKKSRPNNHGTHEPDWSYSSFPERVKKDVEEFKRNMSECLKEVQMNDKRPLKSLSPIKESPVHGECLIACVLKRNGVIENGKIIKDNLLSLVRKFYEKDDKLMKKLEKNLDRCIQTSLKSKDDCEIASHLNNCTNGLMANNKHKISVNY from the exons ATGTTCCTTGgcggatttattttattattaatttttcattttgcaAAAAATGAAAAGATTCCCAATGATCGATTGGTAGGTGTGGATACGAAACATGATATTGTTATCAATAAagacacaattatttcaaagaATATGATAATGCAGAAGAAAAATCGCGAGAAAAAAT CTAGACCTAACAATCATGGAACACACGAACCCGACTGGTCGTATAGTTCATTCCCGGAAAGAGTCAAGAAAGACGTTGAGGAATTTAAAAGGAATATGTCGGAATGTCTAAAAGAGGTTCAAATGAACGACAAGAGGCCGTTGAAAAGTTTATCACCGATAAAAGAGTCGCCTGTACACGGCGAATGTCTCATTGCGTGCGTTTTGAAACGTAACGGTGTGATTGAGaatggaaaaataattaagG ATAATTTACTCTCACTGGTTcgaaaattttatgagaaagATGACAAACTAATGaaaaaattagagaaaaacttaGATCGTTGCATTCAAACAAGCCTGAAGAGTAAAGATGATTGTGAAATAGCATCACATCTAAACAATTGTACCAATGGCCTTATGGCTAATAACAAGCACAAAATTAGTGTAAACTACTAA
- the LOC123662760 gene encoding uncharacterized protein LOC123662760 translates to MTEPAKLFTKIQYTQTKKKSKGRRYSLSEKLLALSLYKRSPRSYKLLSTYFTLPSKKSLKILLSRISIKCGINRMVFDELKNTVANLSTEERLCTLIFDSMAILPQIQYNAQRDDLIGYECYGDQKKNKIADHTLVFMVKGVKANFKQPVAYYFTHAMKTIQLKEIVKDVITNIQNTGLEIISTVCDQSMLNVSTINSLVQETKADFLRKGKEWKKQMFIINRKEILPLYDVPHSIKGKMRKMKVKLAALILSHSFAVAAEHMSSKGDASSECKNIVSFVLMMDKIFDSLNSLTFAIPNGEIIKGQ, encoded by the exons atgacAGAACCTGCAAAACTTTTCACGAAAATCCAATACAcccaaacaaaaaagaaaagtaaagGCAGGCGATATTCCCTCAGCGAAAAACTATTGGCTTTGTCTCTGTATAAAAGAAGTCCTAGAAGTTACAAACTTCTTTCAACATACTTTACATTACCTTCAAAGAAATCACTAAAAATATTGCTGTCACGCATAAGTATAAAATGTGGAATTAATAGAATGGTTTTTGATGAACTTAAAAATACAGTAGCAAATTTAAGTACTGAAGAGAGATTATGTACGCTCATATTTGATTCAATGGCAATTCTCCCACAAATTCAGTATAATGCTCAAAGAGATGATTTAATTGGCTATGAGTGTTATGGAGaccagaagaaaaataaaattgctgACCATACCTTAGTATTTATGGTAAAAGGTGTTAAAGCAAATTTTAAACAGCCTGTTGCTTACTATTTTACACATGCCATGAAAACCATTCAGTTAAAGGAGATTGTTAAAGACGTTATAACAAACATTCAAAACACAGGGCTTGAAATAATTTCCACTGTTTGTGATCAAAGTATGTTGAATGTTAGTACAATAAATTCCCTAGTACAAGAGACAAAAGCAGATTTTTTGAGAAAAGGAAAAGAGTGgaaaaaacaaatgtttatcataaaTCGCAAAGAAATCCTACCCCTTTATGATGTTCCCCACTCGATCAAGGGG AAAATGAGAAAAATGAAGGTAAAGCTAGCAGCTCTAATATTAAGTCATAGCTTTGCAGTGGCCGCGGAACATATGTCATCGAAAGGTGATGCATCAAGCGAATGCAAGAATATAGTTTCATTTGTGTTGATGATGGACAAAATTTTTGATTCTTTAAATTCTTTGACTTTTGCTATACCTAATGGTGAAATTATAAAGGGGCAGTAA
- the LOC123662758 gene encoding myotubularin-related protein 6, which produces MHISSVERLPITTTGSPLLVRTKTFHSVFFVIPRERDCHEMHQTLLRLSQPVHLDELYCFHYKCTPDDLPKSAGWNFFDIQTEYQRMNVPNEQWVLCTANKEYELCDTYPSEIYVPARASTTVLLGSARFRSRGRLPVLAYLHHNKAAIARCSQPLSGFSARCMEDEQMLDLIRRANPNCGYMYVVDTRPRINAMVNRAAGKGYENEAFYENIKFQFMGIENIHVMRKSLQKLVETCEQNSPTMSSFLNGLESSGWLKHIKSILDTSWWIASAIESGVSVCVHCSDGWDRTAQVCSLAALCLEPHYRTINGYQALIEKDWLSFGHKFTARCGHVACDSRERSPVFTQLLDCTWQLLRQAPEAFQFNERFLLTLHDHAHACQYGTFIGNCEKDRRDLRLSERTFSLWGYMASHLNEYKNPLYNPKAHPDVLKPDLNAQSIRFWRGMYCRHESGVHPRESLADLLPAAVEHAGALTLHIDYLAKRISTFKSLLSGRKAEKSRETTVVNYQNGTRDSVEIETKVEGLQIDNKLLYESGGNLSEMECANHDHPLKELGGTSPKTNKIPLITEKADATIPSSLAQLEAEMNTVALDWKSVKNVTECSCSTPLDYFSRKHHCWGCGRCVCTRCVCARAPLPALHAPRAVPLCAACAPSTPTDPPPAPGAYTTTYTHTRAACAPSTPTDPPPAPGAYTTTYTHTRAACAPSTPTDPPPAPGAYTTTYTHTRAACAPSTPTDPPPAPGAYTTTHTHTRAACAPSTPTDPPPAPGAYTTTYTHTRAACAPSTPTDPPPAPGAYTTTYTHTRAACAPATPTDPPPAPGAYTTTYTHTRAACAPSTPTDPPPAPGAYTTTYTHTRAACAPSTPTDPPPAPGAYTTTYTHTRAACAPSTPTDPLPAPGAYTTTHTHTRRLRAIHAHRPAARARNELTNALYDDDM; this is translated from the exons ATGCATATATCGTCAGTCGAACGGTTACCGATAACAACAACAGGTTCCCCATTGCTGGTTCGCACCAAAACATTTCACTCGGTGTTCTTCGTGATACCGCGCGAGAGAGACTGCCATGAGATGCACCAGACGCTTTTAAGACTGAGTCAACCGG TTCATTTAGACGAATTGTACTGCTTCCACTATAAGTGTACTCCGGATGATCTGCCGAAGTCTGCAGGTTGGAACTTCTTTGATATCCAGACCGAATACCAAAGGATGAACGTACCAAACGAACAGTGGGTCCTCTGTACTGCTAACAAGGAGTATGAA CTCTGTGATACATATCCAAGTGAAATCTACGTGCCAGCTCGAGCATCTACGACTGTACTCTTAGGCAGTGCCAGATTTAGATCCCGCGGTCGGTTACCAGTGTTAGCATACTTACATCACAATAAAGCGGCCATTGCGAGATGCAGCCAACCCTTAAGTGGATTCTCTGCTAG ATGTATGGAAGATGAACAGATGTTGGATCTGATCCGGCGAGCAAATCCCAACTGTGGTTATATGTATGTAGTGGACACAAGACCGAGG ATAAATGCAATGGTCAATCGTGCAGCCGGTAAAGGATATGAAAACGAAGCGTTCTACGAAAATATTAAGTTTCAATTCATGGGCATCGAAAACATACATGTTATGCGTAAGAGTCTACAAAAATTAGTTGAAA CATGCGAACAGAACAGCCCAACAATGTCATCGTTTCTCAATGGATTGGAATCTTCCGGTTGGCTCAAACATATAAA atCGATATTGGACACTTCGTGGTGGATCGCAAGTGCGATTGAGAGCGGTGTGAGTGTGTGCGTGCACTGCAGCGACGGGTGGGACCGCACCGCGCAGGTGTGCTCGCTCGCCGCGCTCTGTCTCGAGCCGCACTACAGGACCATCAACGGTTACCAG gcGCTCATCGAAAAAGATTGGCTTTCTTTCGGTCACAAGTTCACAGCCCGGTGTGGCCATGTTGCTTGTGATTCGCGAGAGAGATCTCCTGTTTTTACACAGCTTCTGGACTGCACTTGGCAGTTACTCAGACAGGCTCCTGAG GCATTCCAGTTCAACGAAAGATTCCTATTAACATTACACGATCACGCGCACGCCTGTCAGTACGGCACGTTCATTGGCAATTGTGAGAAGGATCGGCGTGATCTGAG ACTGTCTGAACGTACGTTTTCTCTGTGGGGCTACATGGCGAGTCATCTGAACGAGTACAAGAACCCTCTCTACAACCCCAAGGCTCACCCTGATGTTCTAAAACCGGACTTAAACGCTCAGAGCataag GTTCTGGCGCGGCATGTACTGCCGGCACGAGAGCGGCGTGCACCCGCGCGAGTCGCTGGCGGACCTGCTGCCGGCCGCCGTGGAGCACGCCGGCGCGCTCACGCTGCACATCGACTACCTCGCCAAG agAATATCGACATTCAAGAGTCTTCTGTCGGGTCGTAAGGCTGAGAAGAGCAGGGAGACGACGGTGGTCAACTACCAAAACGGAACTCGTGACTCCGTTGAAATCGAAACCAAAGTGGAAGGTCTACAGATTGACAATAA attactCTACGAGTCGGGAGGTAATTTGTCAGAAATGGAGTGCGCGAATCACGATCATCCGCTCAAGGAGTTGGGAGGTACATCGCCGAAGACGAACAAAATACCTTTGATAACTGAG aaGGCGGACGCAACAATACCCTCAAGTCTAGCTCAGCTCGAAGCTGAAATGAACACTGTCGCTTTGGACTGGAAAAGCGTTAAAAACGTTACCGAGTGCAGTTGCTCCACACCGCTCGATTACTTTAGTAGGAAG CATCACTGCTGGGGCTGTGGCCGCTGTGTGTGCACGCgatgtgtgtgtgcgcgcgcgccGCTCCCCGCGCTGCACGCGCCGCGCGCCGTGCCGCTGTGCGCCGCCTGCGCGCCATCCACGCCCACCgacccgccgcccgcgcccggtgCGTAcactacaacatacacacacacacgcgccgcCTGCGCGCCATCCACGCCCACCgacccgccgcccgcgcccggtgCGTAcactacaacatacacacacacacgcgccgcCTGCGCGCCATCCACGCCCACCgacccgccgcccgcgcccggtgCGTAcactacaacatacacacacacacgcgccgcCTGCGCGCCATCCACGCCCACCgacccgccgcccgcgcccggtgCGTACactacaacacacacacacacacgcgccgcCTGCGCGCCATCCACGCCCACCgacccgccgcccgcgcccggtgCGTAcactacaacatacacacacacacgcgccgcCTGCGCGCCATCCACGCCCACCgacccgccgcccgcgcccggtgCGTAcactacaacatacacacacacacgcgccgcCTGCGCGCCCGCCACGCCCACCgacccgccgcccgcgcccggtgCGTAcactacaacatacacacacacacgcgccgcCTGCGCGCCATCCACGCCCACCgacccgccgcccgcgcccggtgCGTAcactacaacatacacacacacacgcgccgcCTGCGCGCCATCCACGCCCACCgacccgccgcccgcgcccggtgCGTAcactacaacatacacacacacacgcgccgcCTGCGCGCCATCCACGCCCACCGACCCGCTGCCCGCGCCCGGTGCGTACactacaacacacacacacacgcgccgcCTGCGCGCCATCCACGCCCACCgacccgccgcccgcgcccg GAATGAGCTCACGAACGCGCTGTACGATGATGATATGTGA